The following nucleotide sequence is from Neokomagataea tanensis.
CTGTGATTGATCTGGGGTTGGACGTCACGCTGGAGGTGCGCCTCGGCTGTGTTGAAAATAGCGTTTCTGGCCACGCGATGCGCCCGGGTGATGTGCTCAAAACACGCAGTGGAAAAACGGTCGAAGTGGGGAATACGGATGCGGAGGGGCGTTTGGTTCTCTGCGATTTACTCACGGAGGCATCTGAAAAGCGCCCAGAATGGTTGTTGGATATGGCGACATTGACGGGTGCCGCACGGGTAGCGCTTGGTCCCGATCTGCCGGCGTTGTTTGCAAATGATGATGAGATGGCGCAAATCATCTGCGAATCTGGAAAAGAACATGCAGATCCCCTGTGGAGAATGCCACTCTGGCATGGTTATGATGCATGGCTCGATAGCCGTATTGCAGATATGGGGAACGTGACCGCCAAGCCGATGGCGGGAGCCATTACGGCAGCGTTGTATTTGCAGCGTTTTGTCCCAAAGGGCCAAAAATGGTGCCATATCGACACTTACGCATGGAATGATGCGTCTTATCCCGGCCGACCAGAGGGGGGTGAGACTTTGGCTTTGCGGGCAATCGTCGGTGCAATAGCAAAGATTTGTTAGAAAACTTGGAGTGATAAGAGAGGGTTATGCCCCTCTCTTTTTAAGATCGTAACATAATTGTCTTGGCGTGGGGGCTGTCTTTTCGGATGCGTTTCGGCTTATTGCTGCAATCAACCTTAGGCCCTTCTTAAAAGTGACCGTATCCGGACGCTCGTGAAGGATGTGCAAGCTCATAATGAGGGCCACAAACTTTTAGCGAAACGGAACGTTTCGTATTCAATATCGCTTGCGACGAGGCGGGGACGAGAGACTGCCGAAGCGTAAACGGGAAACGTGAGGAACTAAAGTCATGTCTCAAGTCAAGAATGACCACATGCTGAACCTTCTGTGCGGCACAATGGTAACGCTTGTCCGTCGTGATGGTCCGGACTTGTCAGCGCGCCAACTCGCAGTGTTTCTGACCTGTTATCTGAACGACGGTGCGCACACTGTGCGTGGACTGGCCGCAGCGCTGAACGTATCCAAGCCTGCCATCACGCGTGCGCTCGACCGTTTGCGTGTCCTCGGTCTGGCAGAGCGTAAGCCTGATCCGTTGGACCGCCGTTCAGTGTTGGTACGCCACACGCCAAAGGGCCAAGCATTCCTGCGCGAAATGCGTGCCATTATGGCTGAAGCTTCGGGCTCCCAAGCTGACCGTGATGACCGCGCAATCGGTCAGGTAGAACGTCTGAGCATTCGCCGCGCAGGCTAAAGCTCGGAAAAATCAGTAGAGCTTTTTAGAGCCGTAGCAGTTCTTCTGCTGCGGCTTTTCTTTACCAAGCTGTCGTGATGCGTTGACGTGCACGAAGACAAATGAAAACTGTCCATAGTGCCTGTGGTAGGATGATGCCCAGCAGTAGTGAGACTGTGGGAAGTGGCAGGCTCCAGACGAACGCTCCCCAAAGTGTAAACACCCAGTAAAGAAGCGTAACCGCTGAGACGGGTACGCCAGACCGGGTTGCAAGCTGGTAAAGATGGCCGCGATGAGCGTGCATGAGTTTATTGCCAGCAAAGGCGCGGCGGATGAGCGTAAAAAGAACATCCCAGAAAATGCCCGAGAATAAGGCAAGAACGAGATAGGGCTCGAACGGGTGAGGTTGTATGGCACACCATGCCATGACTAGAGCGGCGGATTGGCTGCCCACATCCCCCATGAATATGCGCGCTTTCGGAAAATTGAAGGGCAGGAAAGTTAGTAATGCTAGCGCTAAGAGAAGCAGCACTTCGGGCTGGAGGCCCGTCAAAGCCAAGATAAAGCACGCGATGGCAATGCTACCGGCGCATAGGCCGTTAATGCCATCAATGAAGTTGAGGGCATTCGTCATGAATACGGCTAAGAGAACGTCGATTCCCAATACGAAGGGGCTGGACGTGACCGGCAGGGCAACGAGGAAAGCTGCCAAGCATTGTGCCGCTAATTTATACCACGCTTTGAAAGAATAAATATCATCAGCCCAGGACACGACGGCAAGGAAGAAGACCCCCGCCATCATACCAGCAATTGGGAGAGTGTGTGTCTGTGGATGGGAGGCGAGAGCCCAAGGAATGGTGAGCAGGAAACTGCCGATAATACCAATTCCTCCCCCTTTAGGTGTGGGGCGAGTATGTGCGCTTCTGGCAACAGGGTGATCCAGCACAGCTATACGGATCATGATCAAGATCAAGGCCACGCAGAGCGCAGGTACTGCATAACATGCCGGTGTTAAGCCTGAGAGCAGTGATGTTACAGAAAACAACATAGGGGTAAGCATAGGGTATTGTGTATTTTGGCGCTATAAGCAGGATGTGACTAGTATGATGCCTCCTGACTCACTTGCTTCTTCCGTTGTTGCGCCTGATGTCGTGGCCGATGTGTCGCCGCGCAAGAATGGCTGGTTCTGCATGACGCGTTCCCGGCGGATTGCCCTGAATATCGCGTTGGATGGAGGTGTCTCGGCAATAGCGGCCCCGCTGGCGCGCTGGTTGGCTGCGCCCGAGGGCGGTTTGTTGCATCCTCTGTGGTTCATCGCAGGTGGGGGAATAACCCTTCTTGTTTGTGGCCTTCCATTCAGAATGCCGCAGCAATATTGGCGGTTTTCCGGGCTAAGCGACCTCATTGGAATAGCATGTGCTTCGGTAGTAAGCGCTTGTCTGTTTATGGCGCTGCTGCTCGTCTGTGGCTTTGGACTGCCGACTCCAACATTCCCGCTCATCCACGCTTTGGTTTTGCTGGTCCTACTCGGTGCGATTCGTATGTTCTGGCGGATATGCACACGTTTTCAGCCATGGGGCCTGCCGCGTGAGCGGGTGCTGTTAATCGGCGCTGATTTTGAGGCAGATCTGTTCATGCGCGCGATGGAGCGTGATCGGACCAATAGCGGCAAGATCATTGGCGTTGTGACGTTAAGTGAGCAGCAGGCAGGAAGACGTATCCACCGGGCACCGATTTTAGGTGCGCTGGAGGAGTTTCCAGAGCTGTTGAGAAGGCTGGTAGTCTCCGGGCGGCAGCCGGGCAAAATCATTGTTACTTCACCAACATTGCGTGGGGGAGCTTTGTCGCGGGTGCTGGATGCGGCACGGGTGTTTGGCGTTGATGTGTTGAGAACACCGTCTTTGACCGCCTTACAGCCTGCATCCCGCCTTGAATTACAGCCGATTGCTATTGAGGACTTGCTGAACAGGGCGCCGGTTGCCTTGGATAATCGGGGCATTCAGCGTCTGTTGGCGGGGCGTGTTGTAGCCGTTACCGGGGCTGGCGGGAGTATTGGTTCCGAATTAGTGCGCCAGATTGCCTCCTACGGGCCCAAAATATTGCTTTTAATTGAGCAAAGTGAATATGCGCTCTGGCAGGTGCATTTGGATCTGTCCGAGCGTTACCCGGATGTCGCTTGTGTGCAGGTCATTGCGGATGTCCGTGACCGGCTACGGATGATGGAAGTCTTTCAGCAAAACCCGCCGGAAATTGTTTTCCACGCTGCGGCTTTGAAGCATGTGCCATTGGTTGAGAATAACCCGATAGAAGGTGTGCGAACCAATGTGTTGGGCACGCGGGTTGTGTTGGACACCGCTCAGGCCACCGGTGCGCGTGCGACGGTTCTGGTCTCTACCGACAAGGCGGTAAATCCATCTAGCCTGATGGGGGCAAGCAAGCGCTGCGCTGAGATTTACGGGCAGGCACTCGACATGATGGCACGTAACGATGCGGGATCGATGCGTTGCGTCACGGTGCGGTTTGGGAATGTTTTAGGCTCTACCGGTTCGGTCGTGCCTTTGTTCCGCCGTCAGTTGGAGCAAGGTGGCCCGTTAACGGTTACGCACCCGAAGATGACCCGTTACTTCATGACCATTCCTGAAGCGGTTGGGTTAGTGCTTCAGGCTGCGGCGCGCGGCACCCGCGATCATGAGGGTGAGACCGCAACAGAGCAGCGTTTGCGTGAGGGCGGCATTTTCGTGCTGGATATGGGCGAGCCCGTGCAGATTATGGATCTTGCTTGTCAGATGATCCGTCTGGCGCGTTTGCGTCCGCATGAGGATATTGAAATTCGTATTACGGGGCTGAGGCCGGGTGAAAAGCTCTTTGAAGAGTTGTTTCATGGCCGCGAGGCGCCCGTACCGACGGATGCGGCAGGGTTGCGTATTGCAACGCCACGCACCGTTAATTTCGAGCTTGTAAGTCAGGCGTTGGATGCGCTGGATACAGCCTGTCATCAGGGAAATCTGATGGAGGTTATGGGTATTCTGCAGCATCTCGTACCAGAATTCAGGCATAATACGGGCGCTCTAGTGCCCGAAACAGTGGCAGATGAGATGTCTTCCCATGACTAAATCCATTGCATTTCTTGATCTCCCCCGCCAGCAAGCCCGGCTTGGAGCGGCTTTAAAGCGCCGTGTTGATGCGGTGTTTGAGCATTGCTGCTTTGTTATGGGGCCTGAAATTGTTGAGCTGGAACAAAAGCTGGCCGAGTTCGGGGGAGCGCAAGAAGCCATTGGTGTTTCGTCTGGCACCGATGCGCTTCTGATGATTTTAATGGCAGAGAATATTGGTCCGGGTGACGCAGTGTTCCTCCCTGCTTTTACGTATACGGCAACGGCTGAGGTCGTGTTGCTTTTGGGTGCTGTGCCCGTTTTTGTCGATGTAACCCCGGATACGTTCCAAATCGATCTGGTTTCTTTGCGGAAAAGACTGGCCGATACAAAGCAGGCAGGGCGTTTGACGCCGCGTGCGATTATTGGGGTAGATTTGTTTGGTCAGTCTGCGCCGTGGGATGAACTGAACGCGTTTGCCGCAGAAGAATCTTTGTTGCTCTTCGCGGACTGCGCGCAATCTTTCGGAGCGTCTTATAAAGGGCGTCGGCTTGGTCATGAAGCGTTAGCAACGACGTTGTCCTTTTTCCCCTCTAAGCCTTTGGGCGGATATGGGGATGGTGGCGCTATTCTAACCAATGATGCTGAACGGGCAGCACTTTATCGTTCGCTGAGAAGCCACGGTGAAGGCAAGACACGCTACGCCGTAGAGCGGATCGGCCTGAATGCCCGTCTGGATACGCTGCAAGCTGCAGTGCTGCTCGCAAAGCTGGAGGCATTTCCTGAGGAGTTGGAGCGCCGTGATGCCATAGCCACGGCGTATGACCGGGGGATGCCTCAGGGAATAACTGCGCCGGCACGTGTGGCTGATAGTGCAAGCGCGTGGGCTGTATATAATGTGTTATTGGCGGGCGCGGAGCAGCGAGATGCTGTGCAGGCGGCCTTGAAGGCTGTTGGTGTTCCTACTGCGGTGTATTATCCAAAGCCGCTACACCACCAGCCTGCTTATCAGGCTGCACATGATGGGGCAGCGTTGCCCGTCGCGGAATCTCTGGGTAGCCGTGTCTTAGCACTTCCCATACATCCGGAGCTTACCGATGATGAAGTGGAGTATATTATCTCCGCTTTGAACGCAGCTATGACGGGCCTCCCAGCATGACACGTGAAAAGAAGCTTTTGCTCGCTTTCATTGCGGTTGTTGGGCTGCCGGTCATTTTGATATGGGCAATTTCTTGGCCCTTGTTGCGGCCATGGGCTCTGCCTGTGGCGGCAGATGTGCAAATGCAGGCTCCGCATCAGCGGAGCCTCACCGGACAGGAAGTATCGTCTCTCAATCAATGGTTGCAAGCGCACCGTACAGGCTGGGGCCCAGCAGGGGAGATCCCACCGCGCTCAGCCGATGTTGTCTTCCGGTTGCGAGCTGCAAATGCTGAGGTCGTGTGGGTATCCATCTGGCGCCACCCCGATACGGAGGATGATGTCGGCATCCAGACCCGCGCAAACGGGCCTTACCGTATGAACAGTTTTTCCGAGGAAGTGCTCAAAAAAGTTATTCCGCAAGATGTCCCGCCGCCTTCCGATGGTGTGCGGCTGACTGAATAAATTGCAGTATTTCAGCACTGAACGGCGCGTTTTTAGACTGTGGGGAAGAGTGCATGTCTTCATAAAGCGATGCAGTCTTGCTCCATAATTCTTTGCCGAGAGCATCTTGCAGGGGTTTTTGCAGTTCGAGCCACTCTGCCGCCAACTGTGCAGCCTCTTCACTCGCTGGTTGGATATGGCGTTGCAGCGCGTTGTGAATGCGTTTGATGAGGCTGTCCCATTTTAGGCTGTAGAGGGCGCGGTCAGTCGGTGGGAAATGTCGGTTAGCAGTTTGCTCCCACAAAGCGCGCTCTGGCGCGGTGAAGTGCTTTTCGAGCAAGGGGCGCAGGGCCTCTTTGTCCAAGTTATGGGTTGTTTTGTGCAGAAGCTGGCAAAACTCTTTGAGGTTTATCGTAGAAAGTGCCTCATTTGTTTGAGGCTGGGCATCGAGCCCTTTAAGTGTTTTGAGGGCTTTTTCAGTCTCTCGCAGTTTGTGTTCTAAAAAGGCGATATGCGTTTTGAGGACCATATCGATTTTGATGGGCTGTTGAGTAAAGCCGCTAATATCCTTCAATGAGAAACCGGCATTTTTCAGCGTCATGATGTGCAGGAACGTCGTGACGGCTTCTGCCGTATAATGTCGTCGTCCGTTGGCCGCGCGCGTCGCTCGAATGAGGCCTAATGATTCGAAATGTCGCAGGGTACGGGGAGTAGTGCCCGCGGCTTTGGCGAACTCACCTATGGTGAGCGTGTGGCTTGTTGCTGTCATGGATAAATCCTCCTGACGCTGAGCATGCGAGATGACGTTACGTCAGGAGCAAGGGAAAAATAGTATTTGCCGCGATCTTATGAGGTTTGATCTTCATCCTCGAGTTCTTCGCGGGTTTGAACATCTTTCTCGAGGGGCGGGGTCGCTTTGTCCATAACGGCGAGAATGGCGGCCGTGAGAGGGGATGCTAAGATAAGGCCGGGTACACCTAATATGGTGCTGAATACCGTCTGCGACAGGATGGCAATAGCCGGGGGCATATGAACTGCGCGCCGCTGGATGAGCGGGGCCATGACGTTGCCCTCAAAAAACTGGATAACACTGTACAAGACGATCACAAGAAGAGCTTCTTTGCGGCCGATAGACAAACCGAGCAAAACGGCCGGGGCAGCACCTAAAATAGCGCCGATATAAGGAATGAAGTTACAAAGACCAGCGACAACGCCAAGCGCGAGCGCGAGCGGAACGCCAATAAAAAACAGGCCGATACCGGATAGGATACCCACTACGAGCATATCCAGCGCTTGTCCTGCTGTCCAAGCCCAAAGGGTGGCGCCTGCCGTCAGCATGAGTTCACGTACGGTGCCGCGTTGTGCTGGGGGTATAAGACGCAGGACACCGTCAATGTATTGTGACGGGGAGAGGGCGAAGTAGAGGCCAGCTATCAGGATTACGGCTAGCGTGCCCAGCACACCAAAAGCACTGCTTAAAAGCCCTGTGACAGAGCCAGCAATGCCAGTTCCAAAGCTGCTCAATCCACCTGAACTTTGTGCATTTCCGCCCAAAGATGTGGGCAGGTAGTCCAAGATTGTTCGGCCAAGGGTTGAGTCTGATAACTGCGCCTTAATGCCCCCTGACTGAGCAACAAGGGCCTGTTTGAGGCGTAAAAACTGATCTCCGATAGCGGGGCCGCTGCTCCAGCCCAAGCCAACGATAAGCAGTAGGAGAATCAATGTTACAAGGGCGACAGCCGCTGTGTAATTTAAGAAAGGTAACCCCTTTCTTAAAGTGCGAGCCAAACCATGCAGCACGATTGAAACGAGAGTGGCGGCAAAAATAACGGTCAGCACATCCCCCATCAACCAAACAGCCAGCATGGACAACGCAATGGCGAGTGTGATGCGCATGACAAGGGCTATGCGCTGCAATTCCCGGGCGGGAGGCTCATTGTTGGATGGGGTGGAACCAGGAAATTGCAGTGGCATAACGAAAACCTTGAATGAAAAAGAATAAAACGCTGGGCGTGTTAAGAAGATGCTTCTTCGAGCTCGGTTTGAGCTTCCAGCCAAATTTCTTCAATTTCAGCCTGTTTGGCTTCCAAGCCAGCCCGGTGGGCGTTGAGAGAGGCTATGTCGCCGGGATTTCCTGATTGATAGAGGGCAGGGTCGGCCAGTTTTTCTTCAATCGAAGCGAGTTCTTTGGCAATTTGGGCCAGTTTGGTTTCAGCATCTTTAATTTTGCGCCGTAAGGGTGCCAAAGCGCGGGTGAGTTCTTTGCGGTCCGCTCGACGTTGGGCAGCGGAAGCTGTTGGTGCTTGTGCTGCCTCGGAACTGTCTTGGGATGAACGTGCGCGTTCAGCATTTTCGGCGCGGGCCTTGCGTGCGCGCTCGATCAGCCATGCTTTATATTCTGCCATGTCCCCTTCGAAGGGAGTAATAGTTCCGTCTTCAACGAGCCAGAAGCGATCCGCAACGGACTCTACCAAGTGGCTATCGTGGCTGATGAGAATGACGGCACCTTGGAAGGCGGCCAGAGCGCGTATGAGGGCATCGCGTGCATCAAGGTCGAGATGGTTTGTAGGTTCGTCCAGCAGAAGGAGGTGGGGCGCCTCCCGCGTTGCGAGAGCAAGGAGTAAGCGCGCTTTTTCACCGCCAGAGAGTTCAGCTACCCGCGTTTCAGCCCGCAAGGCGTCAAGTCCGAAACGGTCGAGTTGGGCGCGTACCGCAACGGGTGTCGCGTCCGGCATGGCACGGGCCATATGGTCGATAGGTGTGTCTGATAGGACCAGTTCGTCAGATTGATGCTGCGCAAAATAGCCGATACGGAGCTTGGAGGAATGTTTGACGGACCCTTTCAGCGGCTCAAGACGCCCTGCGAGGATCTTAGCGAAAGTAGACTTGCCACGCCCATTTTGGCCAAGCAAAGCGATACGGTCTTCCATGTCCAAGCGTTGGTTTAAGCCGCTAAGAACGATGTGGTCTCCATAGCCTGCGGTCACGTGATCAAGGGTAAGCATGGGAGGGGGAAGTTGTGCGGGTTCTGGAAAGTTGAACCGGGTCGGTGTATCTTCCACTACGGAGTCGATTTGAGGCAGTTTCTCCAATGCCTTGATGCGGGCTTGCGCTTGGCGGGCTTTGGTGGCTTGGGCGCGGAAGCGGTCCACAAATGACTGCATATGTGCCCGTTGGGCTGCTACGCGTTCGGCCATACGGTTTTGTTGGAGGGCTTGCTCGGTGCGGATGCGAATAAAGTTGTCGTAGCCGCCGGGGTGAGGCTTAACGAAGCCCGGTCCAGATGAGCAATGGCGTCAACAGTATTGTCGAGCAATGAACGATCGTGGCTGACGATGATTGCGGCACCAGAAAATTTGGCGAGCCAAGATTCAAGCCAGAGAACCGCCTCTATGTCCAAGTGGTTGGTTGGCTCGTCCAGCAAAAGCAGATCGGGATTTAAGAAAAGGGCTGTCGCTAGGGAGACGCGCATGCGCCAACCGCCCGAAAAGTCAGAAACAGGCCTGAGTTGGGCCTCTTGGGTAAAGCCTAATCCTGAAAGAATCGCCCCGGCCCGTGCGGGTGCCGTGTAGGCATCGATAGCGATTAAGCGTTCGTGTGTGTCGGCAATGCGTGTCGGGTCGGTTTCGGTTTCTGCGGCATTGAGGAGGCGTGTGCGTTCGAGGTCGCCTTCCAAGACGGTGTCTATGAGGGATGTATTGCCTGAGGGTGTCTCTTGTTTGACACGGCCCATTGTTGCGCGGTTGGCAAGGGTAATTGTACCACTATCTGGGCTGATATCGCCTGCTATGGCGGCTAAAAGTGTTGATTTTCCTGCACCGTTGCGGCCTACGAGCCCAATTTTGCGGCCAGGGTCCACGTTGAGAGAGGCGCTGTCCAGAAGGGTACGCCCGGCAATGCGCAGGGTCAGATCGGATATGGTCAAAAGGCTCAAAGCAGGACTCGCAGGGCAGGAGAAGAGTGGAAAATATGCTAAAAAATTATGTCAGACCTATCAGGAACGCAGATTTTGCTCTAGGGGACTGACGAGTTTTACCTTTGCTTCATTAGGAGAAGACAAATGGCTCTTGAGCGCACGCTTTCCATCATTAAGCCCGACGCTACGAAGCGTAACCTGACCGGCAAGATCAATGCTGTGTTTGAAGACGCAGGCCTGCGTATCGTTGCTCAAAAGCGCATTCAGCTGAGCGAAAAGCAAGCTGGCGCGTTCTACGCCGTACATGCTGCTCGTCCTTTCTATGCGAGCCTTGTTGCTTCCATGATTGCTGAGCCAGTTGTTGTTCAGGTTCTGCAAGCTGAAAACGCGGTTGCTAAGCACCGTGAAGTCATGGGCGCAACGAACCCAGCAGACGCAGCAGAAGGCACAGTGCGTAA
It contains:
- a CDS encoding MarR family transcriptional regulator, with amino-acid sequence MSQVKNDHMLNLLCGTMVTLVRRDGPDLSARQLAVFLTCYLNDGAHTVRGLAAALNVSKPAITRALDRLRVLGLAERKPDPLDRRSVLVRHTPKGQAFLREMRAIMAEASGSQADRDDRAIGQVERLSIRRAG
- a CDS encoding glycosyltransferase family 4 protein translates to MLFSVTSLLSGLTPACYAVPALCVALILIMIRIAVLDHPVARSAHTRPTPKGGGIGIIGSFLLTIPWALASHPQTHTLPIAGMMAGVFFLAVVSWADDIYSFKAWYKLAAQCLAAFLVALPVTSSPFVLGIDVLLAVFMTNALNFIDGINGLCAGSIAIACFILALTGLQPEVLLLLALALLTFLPFNFPKARIFMGDVGSQSAALVMAWCAIQPHPFEPYLVLALFSGIFWDVLFTLIRRAFAGNKLMHAHRGHLYQLATRSGVPVSAVTLLYWVFTLWGAFVWSLPLPTVSLLLGIILPQALWTVFICLRARQRITTAW
- a CDS encoding polysaccharide biosynthesis protein, producing the protein MTRSRRIALNIALDGGVSAIAAPLARWLAAPEGGLLHPLWFIAGGGITLLVCGLPFRMPQQYWRFSGLSDLIGIACASVVSACLFMALLLVCGFGLPTPTFPLIHALVLLVLLGAIRMFWRICTRFQPWGLPRERVLLIGADFEADLFMRAMERDRTNSGKIIGVVTLSEQQAGRRIHRAPILGALEEFPELLRRLVVSGRQPGKIIVTSPTLRGGALSRVLDAARVFGVDVLRTPSLTALQPASRLELQPIAIEDLLNRAPVALDNRGIQRLLAGRVVAVTGAGGSIGSELVRQIASYGPKILLLIEQSEYALWQVHLDLSERYPDVACVQVIADVRDRLRMMEVFQQNPPEIVFHAAALKHVPLVENNPIEGVRTNVLGTRVVLDTAQATGARATVLVSTDKAVNPSSLMGASKRCAEIYGQALDMMARNDAGSMRCVTVRFGNVLGSTGSVVPLFRRQLEQGGPLTVTHPKMTRYFMTIPEAVGLVLQAAARGTRDHEGETATEQRLREGGIFVLDMGEPVQIMDLACQMIRLARLRPHEDIEIRITGLRPGEKLFEELFHGREAPVPTDAAGLRIATPRTVNFELVSQALDALDTACHQGNLMEVMGILQHLVPEFRHNTGALVPETVADEMSSHD
- a CDS encoding DegT/DnrJ/EryC1/StrS family aminotransferase → MTKSIAFLDLPRQQARLGAALKRRVDAVFEHCCFVMGPEIVELEQKLAEFGGAQEAIGVSSGTDALLMILMAENIGPGDAVFLPAFTYTATAEVVLLLGAVPVFVDVTPDTFQIDLVSLRKRLADTKQAGRLTPRAIIGVDLFGQSAPWDELNAFAAEESLLLFADCAQSFGASYKGRRLGHEALATTLSFFPSKPLGGYGDGGAILTNDAERAALYRSLRSHGEGKTRYAVERIGLNARLDTLQAAVLLAKLEAFPEELERRDAIATAYDRGMPQGITAPARVADSASAWAVYNVLLAGAEQRDAVQAALKAVGVPTAVYYPKPLHHQPAYQAAHDGAALPVAESLGSRVLALPIHPELTDDEVEYIISALNAAMTGLPA
- a CDS encoding MerR family transcriptional regulator, with the protein product MTATSHTLTIGEFAKAAGTTPRTLRHFESLGLIRATRAANGRRHYTAEAVTTFLHIMTLKNAGFSLKDISGFTQQPIKIDMVLKTHIAFLEHKLRETEKALKTLKGLDAQPQTNEALSTINLKEFCQLLHKTTHNLDKEALRPLLEKHFTAPERALWEQTANRHFPPTDRALYSLKWDSLIKRIHNALQRHIQPASEEAAQLAAEWLELQKPLQDALGKELWSKTASLYEDMHSSPQSKNAPFSAEILQFIQSAAHHRKAAGHLAE
- a CDS encoding AI-2E family transporter, coding for MPLQFPGSTPSNNEPPARELQRIALVMRITLAIALSMLAVWLMGDVLTVIFAATLVSIVLHGLARTLRKGLPFLNYTAAVALVTLILLLLIVGLGWSSGPAIGDQFLRLKQALVAQSGGIKAQLSDSTLGRTILDYLPTSLGGNAQSSGGLSSFGTGIAGSVTGLLSSAFGVLGTLAVILIAGLYFALSPSQYIDGVLRLIPPAQRGTVRELMLTAGATLWAWTAGQALDMLVVGILSGIGLFFIGVPLALALGVVAGLCNFIPYIGAILGAAPAVLLGLSIGRKEALLVIVLYSVIQFFEGNVMAPLIQRRAVHMPPAIAILSQTVFSTILGVPGLILASPLTAAILAVMDKATPPLEKDVQTREELEDEDQTS
- the ndk gene encoding nucleoside-diphosphate kinase, yielding MALERTLSIIKPDATKRNLTGKINAVFEDAGLRIVAQKRIQLSEKQAGAFYAVHAARPFYASLVASMIAEPVVVQVLQAENAVAKHREVMGATNPADAAEGTVRKLFAESIEANSVHGSDSLENAKNEIAFFFAETEIFA